One Helianthus annuus cultivar XRQ/B chromosome 12, HanXRQr2.0-SUNRISE, whole genome shotgun sequence genomic region harbors:
- the LOC110892805 gene encoding extensin-like, with protein MGFNPLGPEDHFPGDNAMDVDEDIDPSMPPSVTPKHPIEISDGSPFLGSPYNGPDSFEEKFRQHDWVFTPSYHNSPLHQPQHNSPLHSQQQQPQQQQNPSEDFRRDVVTPPPPPPPVLPPPPPRRRGRNARMSTRGGIRIGTPPHSGSSRYSPLHEEPEMGESSHPVSEVTSAPIAPPPPQDFGNPIPAYTSAAAYNPFEPTFPPGYNFTEDPYWVAANYNSLNPESTFGGPWATGQSTYGYPSYGYQQPQPPQPPQYQLPPPAPMMSPPQVQEILQGINDVRREMRHELREERRHNRGMFKKMNLDSNLEICPSD; from the coding sequence atgggttttaacccacttggaccagaAGACCATTTCCCTGGCGACAATGCGATGGATGTCGATGAAGATATCGATCCCTCAATGCCACCATCTGTTACTCCGAAGCACCCTATCGAGATTTCTGATGGATCACCTTTTCTGGGATCACCATACAATGGTCCCGACAGCTTTGAGGAGAAGTTTAGGCAGCATGACTGGGTAtttacccctagttaccataactctccccTGCACCAGCCACAACACAACTCTCCCTTGCACtcccagcaacagcagccacagcagcAGCAAAATCCTTCTGAGGATTTCCGGCGTGATGTAGTCactccaccgccgccaccacctccggttttgcctcctccgcctccgaGGCGAAGAGGAAGGAATGCACGGATGTCCACACGAGGGGGAAtacgcatcggcacccctccacattcaggtagcagccgatACTCGCCGCTTCATGAAGaaccagagatgggagaatcttcaCACCCCGTCTCAGAAGTAACATCTGCGCCAatcgcgccaccaccaccacaggacTTCGGgaacccaatccctgcttataCTAGCGCGGCAGCATACAATcccttcgagccgacttttcccccgGGTTATAACTTTACAGAGGATCCCTACTGGGTAGCTGCGAACTACAACTCTCTCAATCCGGAAagtacttttggaggtccctgggctacgggacaatcgacCTATGGATACCCATCATATGGAtatcagcagccgcagcctcctcaaccaccgcaaTATCAGCTACCACCACCGgcaccgatgatgtcgccaccacaagttcaagaaatccttcaaGGGATAAATGATGTGCGACGTGAGATGCGGCATGAGTTACGGGAAGAGCGTCGGCATAATCGTgggatgtttaagaagatg